A single genomic interval of Solimonas sp. K1W22B-7 harbors:
- a CDS encoding HAD-IB family hydrolase produces the protein MDQHIEAILHGPRGPEIGAFFDFDGTLIDGYSASHYYRDKLSRRAVDLDELADLVAFSRLKQPTTADFEAMLRSIAGRMTGLAREEWAGTWKRLFCKQIAGTIFPEAWRLVQAHRHMGHTLVIASSATAEQIAPVADEFDIEHRLSSRLADDGGVLSGELDGIPLWGPEKAAAVRRFAAQRGMDLQRCHAYANGDEDRDFLASVGQPAAVNPQPALAAAAADQAWPVLSFAPRARVSMADRLRTIGSYGAMAASFAGGVLYDRLTGERRKALDVVSTVGTELGLLIAGIDVRIQGEQHLWSHRPAVFIFNHQSPLDLVVGLKLAQRGFTGVVKKEAAEVPGFGQFMKFADMAFVDRGNSHAARQAMAPAVEKLRRGISVGICPEGTRSYSPRVGPFKKGAFHLAMAADVPIVPVVMRNVGERMWRNGLWMRPGTIDIAVLPPLSVSGWKLADLDRKVEEARQLFVDTLAQWPESGSGVPKSPLYASIP, from the coding sequence GTGGATCAGCACATCGAGGCGATCCTCCACGGCCCGCGCGGACCTGAAATCGGCGCTTTCTTCGATTTTGACGGCACCCTGATCGACGGCTATTCCGCCTCACACTACTACCGCGACAAACTCAGCCGCAGGGCAGTGGACCTGGATGAGTTGGCCGACCTCGTCGCGTTTTCGAGGCTGAAACAGCCCACGACCGCGGACTTCGAAGCGATGCTGCGCAGCATCGCAGGACGGATGACAGGGCTGGCGCGCGAAGAGTGGGCCGGAACCTGGAAGCGCCTTTTCTGCAAGCAGATCGCCGGCACGATCTTCCCCGAAGCCTGGCGGCTGGTGCAGGCGCACCGCCACATGGGGCATACGCTCGTGATTGCCAGTTCCGCCACGGCCGAGCAGATCGCCCCGGTAGCGGACGAGTTCGACATCGAGCACCGCCTGTCATCGCGACTCGCGGATGATGGCGGCGTCCTCAGCGGCGAGCTGGACGGCATTCCGCTGTGGGGCCCTGAAAAGGCCGCCGCCGTTCGCCGCTTCGCAGCGCAGAGGGGCATGGACCTCCAGCGTTGCCATGCCTATGCCAACGGCGACGAGGACCGCGACTTCCTGGCCAGCGTGGGCCAGCCCGCGGCCGTAAATCCTCAGCCGGCATTGGCTGCCGCGGCAGCCGATCAGGCCTGGCCAGTCCTTTCCTTCGCACCACGGGCGCGGGTCAGCATGGCCGATCGCCTGCGGACGATCGGGTCCTATGGCGCGATGGCTGCCAGCTTCGCCGGCGGCGTGCTGTACGACAGACTGACGGGCGAGCGTCGCAAAGCCCTGGACGTGGTTTCCACGGTCGGCACCGAACTGGGCCTGCTGATCGCCGGCATCGACGTACGGATACAGGGCGAGCAGCACCTTTGGTCGCACCGGCCAGCAGTGTTCATCTTCAACCACCAATCGCCATTGGACCTGGTGGTGGGCCTCAAGCTGGCACAGCGCGGGTTCACCGGCGTTGTGAAGAAGGAAGCAGCAGAGGTACCCGGCTTTGGGCAGTTCATGAAATTCGCCGATATGGCCTTCGTCGATCGCGGCAACAGTCACGCAGCGCGGCAAGCGATGGCGCCGGCCGTGGAAAAGCTGCGCCGCGGTATTTCCGTAGGTATCTGCCCCGAGGGCACGCGTTCCTACTCCCCTCGTGTTGGTCCATTCAAGAAGGGCGCGTTCCACCTGGCAATGGCGGCGGATGTGCCCATCGTTCCCGTGGTGATGCGAAACGTCGGGGAACGGATGTGGCGCAACGGTCTCTGGATGCGACCCGGCACGATCGACATTGCCGTCCTGCCGCCCCTCTCTGTCTCTGGCTGGAAGCTCGCCGATCTGGACCGCAAGGTCGAGGAAGCCCGGCAACTCTTCGTCGATACCCTAGCGCAGTGGCCTGAGTCGGGCTCGGGTGTCCCGAAATCCCCTCTCTACGCAAGCATTCCATGA
- a CDS encoding wax ester/triacylglycerol synthase domain-containing protein, translating to MNTQAIQPDDSLLRLQAWGGNDELDDFETLMWQLDERPNLRAAVVGIEILDCVPDWGRLVAAHELCLAATPRLRSRIVETPLGLGNPGWSIDPGFRLDHHLRRVCLSSPGGLREVLDQAQRLAMAPFDKSRSPWEALLVEGLADGSAAYILKLHHSMTDGMGIVQLLGAAHSRSREPLPRTAPPRKAEREPSVNPAILLARQWGRALSRLPATLSSHARGARRLLGHEGKDAGDLLVDALRYGASAQRVLAGKPVKGSPLLAKRNHRWHFEVMELPLSELKAAARRAESSLNDAFVSGLMGGFARYHRRFGSVPSALPVSFPISLRTATDQAGGNRFVPGQFAAPLAEPDPVRRMQIVGRMVSKIRNEPALELSLSIMPMLRRLPLGLVAEAMGERIASQDLQLSNVPGIRDEVYLAGARVTQLYPFAPLPGCAAMVTLVSHGPLCCIGLNLDEAAINRPELLMQDLHESFAELLDSGHTTAAAGKSHA from the coding sequence ATGAATACGCAGGCAATCCAGCCCGACGACTCCTTGCTCCGTCTGCAAGCATGGGGCGGAAACGACGAACTCGACGACTTCGAGACCCTGATGTGGCAGCTCGACGAACGCCCGAATCTCCGAGCGGCGGTCGTGGGCATCGAGATCCTCGACTGTGTGCCTGATTGGGGCCGGTTGGTTGCCGCCCATGAACTCTGCCTGGCTGCGACACCCCGGTTGCGATCGCGGATCGTGGAAACCCCATTGGGCTTGGGCAATCCTGGTTGGAGTATCGATCCCGGCTTCCGGCTGGATCACCATCTGCGCCGCGTGTGCCTAAGCTCACCCGGCGGCCTGCGCGAGGTGCTCGACCAAGCGCAGCGCCTGGCAATGGCGCCGTTCGACAAGTCGCGCTCACCCTGGGAAGCGTTGCTGGTGGAGGGCCTTGCGGACGGCTCGGCTGCCTACATCCTCAAGCTGCACCACAGCATGACCGATGGCATGGGGATCGTGCAGTTACTGGGAGCGGCCCACAGCCGCAGCCGAGAACCGCTGCCGCGCACTGCTCCGCCGCGAAAGGCGGAACGGGAACCATCGGTGAATCCGGCCATCCTTCTGGCCCGCCAATGGGGGCGTGCGCTCTCGCGGCTACCTGCAACCCTGTCGAGCCACGCGCGTGGGGCTCGTCGTCTCCTCGGCCATGAAGGCAAGGACGCCGGAGATCTTCTGGTCGATGCTCTGCGCTATGGCGCTTCCGCGCAACGAGTGCTGGCCGGCAAGCCGGTAAAGGGATCCCCGTTGCTGGCCAAGCGCAACCATCGCTGGCACTTCGAGGTCATGGAGCTCCCGCTATCGGAACTCAAGGCTGCCGCACGCCGGGCGGAATCCTCGCTCAACGACGCCTTCGTGTCCGGCCTGATGGGTGGCTTCGCCCGTTATCACCGCCGCTTCGGTAGCGTGCCGTCCGCCTTGCCCGTCAGCTTTCCGATCAGCCTTCGGACGGCAACGGACCAAGCAGGTGGAAACCGCTTCGTACCTGGCCAGTTTGCTGCACCACTTGCCGAGCCGGACCCTGTCCGGCGCATGCAGATTGTTGGCCGCATGGTGTCGAAAATCCGCAACGAGCCGGCACTGGAGCTGAGCCTGAGCATCATGCCGATGCTGCGCCGTCTGCCGCTGGGCCTCGTGGCCGAGGCCATGGGCGAACGCATTGCCTCCCAGGACCTGCAGCTCAGCAATGTTCCCGGCATCCGGGACGAGGTCTATCTCGCTGGAGCGCGCGTGACACAGCTTTACCCCTTCGCGCCGCTGCCCGGCTGCGCCGCGATGGTCACTCTCGTATCTCATGGTCCCCTCTGCTGTATCGGCCTGAACCTGGACGAGGCAGCCATCAACCGGCCGGAGCTTCTCATGCAGGACCTGCATGAAAGCTTCGCTGAGCTTCTCGACAGCGGCCACACCACCGCCGCGGCGGGTAAGAGCCATGCGTAG
- a CDS encoding alpha/beta hydrolase, translating into MRSFDGQLSGAGGRRIYWQSWLPVRTSFAVVIAHGACEHSGRYQRLAEYLLEQGAAVYALDHRGHGRSEGSRAYLDRFEHACQDIDQVVEMARQAHRGRPLFLLGHSLGGALALRYALKRQGKLAGLVLSSPAVALDGVPSGLMMIARLLSVVAPRTPLYPIAAQGISRDPAEVTAYQNDALIYRGKIPARTVVELASFLEWLPAALPALRLPLLVLHGTADTLAPDTGGKRVHAAAGSLDKSLQLYEGGYHELFNELPGMREQVCQDLSRWLKRQQGKY; encoded by the coding sequence ATGCGTAGCTTCGACGGACAACTCTCCGGCGCCGGCGGAAGACGCATCTATTGGCAATCCTGGCTGCCTGTGCGGACGAGCTTTGCGGTGGTGATTGCGCATGGTGCCTGCGAGCACAGCGGCCGCTACCAGCGACTCGCGGAATACCTTCTCGAGCAGGGCGCGGCGGTCTACGCGCTTGACCACCGGGGCCATGGCCGGTCCGAGGGATCGCGGGCCTATCTCGATCGCTTCGAACATGCCTGCCAGGACATCGACCAGGTCGTGGAGATGGCGCGGCAGGCACACAGGGGCCGCCCCCTGTTCCTGCTGGGGCATAGCCTGGGTGGCGCGCTGGCCCTGCGTTACGCGTTGAAGCGACAGGGGAAGCTGGCAGGCCTGGTCCTCTCATCTCCTGCTGTGGCGCTCGACGGAGTGCCATCTGGCCTGATGATGATCGCGAGGCTTTTGTCCGTGGTGGCGCCCCGCACTCCGCTGTACCCCATCGCCGCGCAAGGCATCTCCCGCGATCCTGCGGAAGTCACTGCGTACCAGAACGACGCCCTGATCTACCGCGGGAAGATTCCGGCTCGAACCGTCGTGGAGCTGGCGAGCTTTCTCGAGTGGCTGCCCGCAGCGCTGCCCGCGCTGCGGTTGCCTCTGCTCGTTCTGCACGGCACGGCCGACACGCTCGCGCCGGATACCGGCGGCAAGCGCGTCCACGCTGCTGCCGGAAGCCTGGACAAGAGCTTGCAGCTCTATGAAGGCGGCTACCACGAATTATTCAATGAACTGCCCGGCATGCGGGAACAGGTCTGCCAGGACCTCTCCCGCTGGCTGAAGCGGCAGCAAGGCAAATACTGA
- a CDS encoding long-chain-fatty-acid--CoA ligase, translating to MQFTQGLHRALQQRPDTIATICGERKTSFRQLQDRVARLAGALRKLGVRDGDRVAMLGFNSDHYLAYYLAVPWAGAVVNPVNFRWSLDEIIYSLNDSESVAIFLDDSFAKHADALLDGCPFLRFVIFCGDGQCPDDLLDLETLIAGAEPIADSGVGDDETFGVFYTGGTTGAPKGVLLSHRNISSAALALMAEGPFPDGSIGLHAAPMFHLADMMMSTCLLLRGGTHVMLPGFRPDIALDIISKHRISELLLVPAMLQALVDYPDIGRHDLSAVKHLLYGASPASEALLDRAMKAIPGAGFFQVYGMTELAATATTLPPSQHGVEGRIAGRLRSAGRAFCHLQVRVVDTEDVELPRGQVGEIVVRGPNVMQGYLNKPEATEAALRGGWMHTGDMGYMDDEGYVFVVDRLKDMIISGGENVYCAEVENAVARHPAVAACAVIGIPSEEWGEAVHATVVLHNGGELSQEALYAHCKQLIAGYKCPRSMEVRDSLPISGAGKVLKTELRKPFWEGRERAVN from the coding sequence ATGCAGTTCACCCAAGGCTTGCACCGTGCGCTGCAGCAGCGGCCGGACACCATCGCCACGATCTGCGGAGAAAGGAAGACCAGCTTCCGGCAGCTGCAGGATCGCGTGGCGCGCCTGGCGGGCGCGCTGCGCAAGCTCGGCGTCCGCGACGGCGACCGCGTCGCCATGCTCGGCTTCAACTCCGATCACTACCTGGCCTACTACCTTGCCGTTCCCTGGGCGGGTGCCGTGGTCAATCCGGTGAACTTCCGCTGGAGCCTCGACGAGATCATCTATTCGCTCAACGACTCCGAGTCGGTGGCGATCTTCCTCGACGACAGTTTCGCGAAGCACGCCGACGCCCTGCTGGACGGCTGCCCATTCCTGCGCTTCGTGATCTTCTGTGGAGACGGCCAGTGCCCTGACGACCTGCTCGACCTGGAAACCCTGATTGCCGGAGCTGAGCCGATCGCGGATTCCGGCGTTGGCGACGACGAGACCTTCGGCGTCTTCTACACCGGCGGAACCACCGGCGCGCCCAAGGGGGTCCTCCTGTCTCATCGGAACATTAGCAGCGCGGCGCTGGCCCTGATGGCCGAGGGCCCGTTCCCTGATGGAAGCATCGGGTTGCATGCCGCACCGATGTTCCACTTGGCCGACATGATGATGAGCACCTGCCTGCTGCTGCGCGGCGGCACTCACGTCATGCTGCCTGGCTTCCGGCCGGACATCGCCTTGGACATCATCTCCAAGCACCGGATCAGCGAACTGCTGCTGGTGCCGGCCATGCTGCAGGCCCTGGTGGATTACCCGGACATCGGCCGGCACGATCTGTCCGCGGTGAAGCACCTGCTCTACGGCGCGTCCCCTGCCTCCGAGGCCCTATTGGACCGGGCGATGAAGGCGATACCCGGCGCCGGCTTCTTCCAGGTCTACGGCATGACGGAACTGGCCGCCACCGCCACCACGCTCCCGCCGAGCCAGCATGGCGTGGAAGGACGCATCGCAGGGCGGCTCCGTTCGGCGGGCCGTGCCTTCTGCCATCTCCAGGTCCGAGTCGTGGATACGGAGGACGTGGAGCTGCCGCGGGGCCAGGTCGGTGAAATCGTGGTGCGCGGGCCCAATGTCATGCAGGGCTACCTCAACAAGCCGGAGGCGACGGAGGCCGCACTGCGGGGAGGATGGATGCACACCGGCGACATGGGTTACATGGATGATGAGGGCTATGTCTTCGTGGTCGACCGGCTCAAGGACATGATCATCTCCGGTGGTGAGAACGTGTACTGCGCCGAGGTGGAGAACGCAGTGGCGCGCCACCCGGCCGTCGCGGCTTGTGCCGTGATCGGCATCCCCAGCGAGGAATGGGGGGAAGCGGTTCACGCCACCGTGGTGCTGCACAACGGCGGCGAGCTGAGCCAGGAGGCGTTGTACGCCCATTGCAAGCAACTCATCGCCGGATACAAATGTCCGCGCAGCATGGAGGTCCGCGATAGCCTACCGATCTCCGGCGCGGGCAAGGTGCTCAAGACGGAGCTGCGCAAGCCTTTCTGGGAAGGGCGCGAGCGCGCGGTCAACTGA
- a CDS encoding DUF1329 domain-containing protein: protein MNLLRFDRGYSRRKFLQDAAIGVLGTGVLMPLAKAIAATGDISKAYPDELLSIESYTKGRLKVGDIIDASNVELVKDLLEPVRYQQILKMGRRLKLRATTTDVMRLSPWEYIEATLRNSGKAAFDAKGNVIHAADGQPWIGGNPFPDPKNGLELFAAQTLSWGRHDSSFYAFKEYDVSAKGELEFTYSAGWAEMSPVARVASDPRPYWNEHKDKLRFQSVFFMTPQSSRGSSFLNIWNYDQNTFPLLYGYVAEFRRVRQFPTDQRFEPLVPGSTLYLSDAWAAGDPLHTWGNYRIVGRGPFLAGLSGNWNPDSPNWEHKTHGGAKGQSFWDTEVELVPEAIVVEAEPVRFPRAPVSKKRVWFDARNQVVVGMVTYDRKGQPYRSFDGAYTLYEDKGRKFMDGAHPYWSWTHVTASDIQTGRVSRLEQVRELEKIHRSGANQPDLYNRYLTTGALMKLGAV from the coding sequence TTGAACCTCCTTCGATTCGACCGCGGCTATTCGCGCCGCAAATTCCTGCAAGATGCCGCCATCGGCGTTCTCGGCACCGGCGTGCTGATGCCCTTGGCCAAGGCGATTGCCGCCACCGGCGACATCAGCAAGGCCTATCCCGACGAACTGCTTTCCATCGAGTCCTACACCAAGGGACGATTGAAGGTAGGCGACATCATCGACGCGAGCAACGTCGAGCTGGTGAAGGACCTGCTGGAGCCGGTGCGCTATCAGCAAATCCTGAAGATGGGTCGCCGCCTCAAGCTGCGTGCCACGACGACCGACGTGATGCGGCTGTCTCCCTGGGAATACATCGAGGCCACGCTGCGCAACAGTGGCAAGGCTGCTTTCGACGCCAAGGGGAATGTCATCCACGCCGCAGACGGCCAGCCCTGGATTGGAGGGAACCCCTTTCCCGATCCCAAGAACGGCCTCGAGCTCTTCGCGGCCCAGACCCTCAGCTGGGGGCGACACGATTCCTCCTTCTATGCCTTCAAGGAGTACGACGTCTCCGCCAAGGGAGAGTTGGAGTTCACCTATTCGGCGGGATGGGCAGAGATGTCCCCGGTGGCACGCGTAGCCTCCGACCCTCGGCCCTATTGGAACGAGCACAAGGACAAGCTGCGCTTCCAGTCGGTGTTCTTCATGACACCGCAGAGTTCGCGCGGCAGTTCATTCCTCAATATCTGGAACTACGACCAGAACACGTTCCCCTTGCTCTACGGCTACGTCGCCGAGTTCCGCCGGGTCCGACAGTTCCCGACCGACCAGCGCTTCGAGCCGCTGGTGCCAGGTTCCACCCTGTACCTCTCCGACGCCTGGGCCGCCGGCGACCCCCTTCATACCTGGGGGAACTATCGGATCGTTGGCCGCGGGCCCTTCCTGGCAGGCCTGTCCGGCAACTGGAATCCCGACAGCCCGAACTGGGAGCACAAGACCCACGGCGGCGCCAAGGGACAGTCCTTCTGGGACACCGAGGTTGAACTGGTCCCCGAAGCGATCGTCGTGGAGGCCGAGCCGGTCCGCTTCCCGCGCGCCCCAGTATCCAAGAAGCGCGTGTGGTTCGATGCCCGTAACCAGGTGGTGGTCGGCATGGTGACCTATGACCGCAAGGGACAGCCTTACCGCTCCTTTGATGGGGCGTACACCTTGTATGAGGACAAGGGCAGGAAATTCATGGATGGCGCGCACCCCTACTGGAGCTGGACGCACGTGACGGCGTCGGACATCCAGACCGGTCGCGTGTCGCGCCTGGAGCAGGTCCGCGAGTTGGAAAAGATCCACCGCAGCGGCGCCAACCAACCCGACCTCTACAACCGATATCTCACTACCGGGGCGCTCATGAAACTGGGAGCCGTATAG
- the tatA gene encoding Sec-independent protein translocase subunit TatA, with protein sequence MGSFSIWHWLIVLAIVVVVFGTKKLRGAGGDLGGAIKSFKEALREGEAEASTSLATGTGDSHGDPLGDQLKARSIASKLRNLG encoded by the coding sequence ATGGGAAGCTTCAGCATCTGGCACTGGCTGATCGTCCTGGCGATCGTCGTCGTGGTCTTCGGCACCAAGAAACTCCGAGGCGCGGGGGGCGACTTGGGCGGCGCCATCAAGAGCTTCAAGGAAGCGCTGCGGGAGGGTGAAGCTGAAGCTTCCACCTCGTTGGCAACCGGTACGGGCGACAGTCACGGAGACCCCCTGGGCGACCAGCTCAAGGCCCGATCAATTGCTTCCAAGCTCCGAAACCTGGGCTGA
- a CDS encoding helix-turn-helix transcriptional regulator, which translates to MTTDEVARLLGITKRTLSNRLSKGDACPPHTRLSQRRRIWLRSVVMAWLSENQSSGAPIALPERVRQRRG; encoded by the coding sequence ATGACGACGGACGAGGTGGCCCGGCTGCTCGGGATCACAAAGCGAACTTTGAGCAACCGGCTCTCGAAGGGCGATGCCTGCCCTCCACACACTCGCCTTTCCCAGCGGCGCCGGATTTGGCTGCGCAGTGTAGTCATGGCTTGGCTCTCCGAGAACCAATCATCCGGCGCACCGATTGCCTTACCGGAGCGGGTGCGGCAGCGCCGCGGTTGA